Below is a genomic region from Candidatus Eisenbacteria bacterium.
CGCCCCCACGATCGGACTGAGCGTTCCCTCCCATCGCCGTTGCGCTCCCGTCGCGTCCGGAGCGACACGCAGCCGCTTCGCGGGCTTCTTCTCCCGGAGAACCTCGCACGCCGCGCACGGCTCGGATGTCTCGCCGCTCACTCGCTCGGGGCACGCCGCGCCCGCCGAGCACTCGCTTCCGGCCACCGGCCACCCTTTGGTGCCGAACGCTTCGACGTACCGGCGATTGGCGGCAACGACGTGCTGCGTGCGGTCGATCACGAGGATGGCGTCGACGAGCGAGTCGATGATCTGGGCAAGGATCGGCCCGATGGAGTCGAGGTCGACTCGACCAGGCTCCCGGACGACGCCAAGAGGCGTGGAGCGTGTGGAGGGTGACATACCGGTGTCCTGTCCTGACACATTGGCAGGAGACGCGATCTCCGCCAAGGCGTCCCGCGGAGGGAGACGGATTGGTACCAAAGGAGAATGTCGTGTCCCGAGCACGGTTACAGAGGCCGCACCAGGGACGCTCGGGAGTCAGAAAGACGGGCACGGATGATGCCCTGGTGACGTGGTTGCCCGGCCACGGGGCCGGGACGGCGGGGCGCCGGAGTCGGCGTCAGGCGCCCCGCCGGAGTGTGGAAGCGCCTTGGCCAGGAGGGGACATGAGAGTGTTGCTGCCACCGAACGGAATCACGGGTCTTCGCCGTGAGATGGATCGGTTGTTCGACCGGATCTGGGAGGGCGGTCTTCCCGAGGTGACCACGCCGCTCGGCGAATGGACTCCCGCCCTCGACCTGTTCGAGCACGAGGACAACATCGTCTTGAAGGCGGAGATCCCGGGAATCGAGCCGAAGGACGTGCAGGTGACCCTGAACAACCAGCTGCTCACGATCTCGGGCGAGAAGAAGTACGAGAAGGAGCTGAAGGACGAGAAGTTCTATCGCATGGAGCGCGCGAGCGGATCGTTTGCTCGGACGGTGAACCTCCCGACGCCGGTGGATGGGAGCAAGGTCACGGCCCTCTTCAAGAACGGGATCCTGACCGTCACCTTACCGAAGACCGCCGCGGCGAAGGGATCGATGATTCCGATCAGGTTCGAATAGCCCACCGAGCTTCGGAAGACGTCGAGCCCTGACGAGGCCGGCGCGGGTCCGAGGTCGGATGCAGGAAGTGCCCCCAGAGGCCGCCTGGCTCCAACCGACTTCGCAACGCGCCGGCCGACCTATATCCCCTCCCGCGACCCTGCCCGAGGGTCGCCACGGTCGTCCCGGATCGGCTATACTCATCGGGGCGTGATCGCGCCGTCGCAGATTCCACTCAGGTCCATCG
It encodes:
- a CDS encoding Hsp20/alpha crystallin family protein is translated as MRVLLPPNGITGLRREMDRLFDRIWEGGLPEVTTPLGEWTPALDLFEHEDNIVLKAEIPGIEPKDVQVTLNNQLLTISGEKKYEKELKDEKFYRMERASGSFARTVNLPTPVDGSKVTALFKNGILTVTLPKTAAAKGSMIPIRFE